In Fodinicola acaciae, the following proteins share a genomic window:
- a CDS encoding DUF4031 domain-containing protein, producing the protein MVVLIDPPRWPGRGRLWSHLVSDESYDELHAFAERLGVPRRAFDRDHYDIPARYYEDALAAGAEPASSREIVRRLIDAGLRRRKARSPFAD; encoded by the coding sequence ATGGTCGTGTTGATCGATCCGCCGCGTTGGCCTGGTCGGGGCCGGTTGTGGTCGCATCTGGTCAGTGACGAGTCGTACGACGAGTTGCACGCCTTCGCGGAGCGGCTTGGTGTGCCGCGTCGGGCCTTCGATCGCGACCACTACGACATTCCCGCGCGCTACTACGAGGACGCGCTCGCGGCTGGCGCTGAGCCGGCGTCGAGTCGTGAGATCGTACGCAGGCTGATCGATGCCGGCCTGCGCCGCCGCAAAGCCAGGTCACCGTTTGCGGACTAG
- a CDS encoding FAD-binding oxidoreductase, producing the protein MTTIPAAAVGELRERLGGAVVLDEDVRSAYAHDEADLVEHGMPACVVHARSTNDVVNTLKTAAKYGIPVVPQGALTGLAGAANAIDGCVALSLRKMDEIIEIDPVNRLAVVRPGVVNKTLTEAVGRHGLRYPPDPGSWESSTIGGNVATNAGGMCCVKYGVTAEYVLGLEVVLADGEVLRTGRRTAKGVAGYDLTRLFVGSEGTLGVITEITLALRPASEGALSLAAVFGDTVSAGAAVSAIVADGRTPSLLEIMDQTLIRAIEDYRPMDLPTDAAALLLAAVDDGSSAQLERIAELCTAAGATEVHVASDPVEGEMLLEARRLAHPAMERLGHFIVDDIAVPRSALAELIDGAQRIGEKHQVKVAMVGHAGDGNMHPNLIVDRDDPDSHRRCMAAFDAIMRLGLDLGGTCTGEHGVGMLKKGWLATEIGPVGLRTHRAVKAAFDPAGILNPGKVFDATA; encoded by the coding sequence ATGACGACTATCCCGGCCGCGGCTGTCGGTGAGCTTCGCGAGCGGCTTGGTGGTGCCGTGGTGCTTGACGAGGACGTGCGGTCGGCGTACGCGCATGACGAGGCCGACCTGGTCGAGCACGGGATGCCGGCGTGCGTCGTCCACGCGCGCAGCACAAACGATGTGGTCAACACCCTGAAAACAGCCGCGAAGTATGGCATTCCGGTCGTGCCGCAGGGCGCGCTGACCGGCCTCGCCGGCGCGGCGAACGCGATCGACGGATGCGTCGCGCTGAGCCTGCGCAAGATGGACGAGATCATCGAGATCGACCCGGTCAACCGGCTCGCGGTCGTCCGGCCGGGGGTGGTCAACAAGACGCTCACCGAGGCGGTCGGCAGGCACGGCCTGCGCTATCCGCCGGATCCCGGCTCGTGGGAGAGCTCGACGATCGGCGGCAACGTCGCGACCAACGCCGGCGGCATGTGCTGCGTGAAGTACGGCGTGACGGCCGAGTACGTGCTCGGCCTGGAGGTCGTGCTGGCCGACGGCGAAGTGCTGCGGACCGGCCGGCGCACCGCCAAGGGTGTCGCCGGCTATGACCTGACCAGGCTTTTCGTCGGCAGCGAAGGCACACTCGGCGTGATCACCGAGATCACCCTGGCGCTGCGGCCGGCCAGCGAGGGCGCGCTGAGCCTGGCGGCGGTCTTCGGCGACACGGTCAGCGCCGGCGCGGCGGTGTCGGCGATCGTCGCCGACGGGCGTACGCCGAGCCTGCTGGAGATCATGGACCAGACGCTCATCCGCGCCATCGAGGACTACCGGCCGATGGACCTGCCGACCGACGCCGCCGCGCTGCTGCTCGCCGCCGTCGACGATGGCTCGAGCGCGCAGCTGGAGCGGATCGCCGAGCTGTGTACGGCGGCCGGCGCGACCGAGGTGCACGTGGCCAGCGACCCGGTCGAAGGCGAGATGCTGCTGGAGGCACGCCGGCTCGCGCATCCGGCGATGGAACGGCTCGGCCATTTCATCGTCGACGACATCGCGGTGCCGCGCTCCGCGCTCGCCGAGCTCATCGACGGCGCTCAGCGGATCGGCGAGAAACACCAGGTGAAGGTCGCGATGGTCGGCCACGCCGGAGACGGCAACATGCATCCCAACCTGATCGTCGACCGCGACGACCCCGACTCCCACCGCCGCTGCATGGCCGCCTTCGACGCGATCATGCGGCTCGGCCTCGACCTCGGCGGCACCTGCACCGGCGAGCACGGCGTCGGCATGCTCAAGAAAGGCTGGCTGGCGACCGAGATCGGACCGGTCGGCCTGCGTACGCACCGCGCCGTCAAGGCCGCCTTCGACCCGGCCGGCATTCTCAATCCCGGCAAGGTGTTCGACGCTACGGCCTAA